In Candidatus Omnitrophota bacterium, the following proteins share a genomic window:
- a CDS encoding aspartate-semialdehyde dehydrogenase → MKKAKYNVAVVGVGVVGIEMLRVLKQRNFPIGELRVFARSAREIEVDGVKYPVQAISPDGFNGIDIALFAGTEGEKGAAVTYANDAIKRGAVVIDNGADFRMDPKVPLVVPEVNGKDVKKHKGIIANPNCSTIQMVVALAPIHKKVGIKRIIVTTLQASSGAGKAAVEQLKEEVSKIASGGFENVHVDLANRAMPQQLGYNVFPHIGSFVECDYTNEEWKLVKETHKIMHDDKIKISATTVRVPVRTGHSESVYIETKETIDPDKVRALLAKAPGVILMDDVKKNIYPMPKDSEGKDETFVGRIRKDCFVKNGLWLWVVADNLRKGAATNAVQIAECVISG, encoded by the coding sequence ATGAAGAAAGCAAAATATAATGTAGCTGTAGTTGGTGTTGGAGTTGTTGGGATTGAGATGCTTAGAGTTCTAAAACAGCGTAATTTTCCTATTGGTGAATTGCGGGTTTTTGCCCGTTCTGCAAGAGAAATAGAAGTTGATGGGGTTAAATATCCCGTTCAGGCAATTTCTCCAGACGGTTTTAATGGCATAGACATCGCCCTTTTTGCAGGTACTGAAGGAGAGAAAGGCGCTGCAGTAACTTATGCCAATGACGCTATTAAAAGAGGGGCAGTTGTTATAGATAATGGTGCGGATTTCCGTATGGATCCTAAAGTGCCTTTAGTTGTCCCGGAGGTAAATGGTAAGGATGTTAAAAAACACAAAGGAATAATTGCAAATCCGAATTGCTCAACTATACAGATGGTTGTGGCATTAGCGCCAATCCATAAGAAAGTCGGTATAAAAAGAATTATTGTGACAACCCTGCAGGCTTCAAGTGGGGCTGGTAAGGCTGCAGTTGAGCAATTAAAAGAAGAAGTTTCAAAGATTGCTTCCGGCGGCTTTGAAAATGTGCATGTTGACTTGGCAAATAGAGCTATGCCGCAACAATTAGGTTATAATGTATTTCCGCATATCGGAAGTTTTGTGGAATGTGACTATACAAATGAAGAATGGAAATTGGTTAAGGAAACACATAAGATTATGCATGACGATAAAATCAAGATTTCTGCAACTACGGTTCGAGTCCCTGTAAGAACGGGACATTCAGAATCAGTTTATATTGAAACTAAAGAAACGATTGATCCGGATAAAGTAAGAGCGTTACTTGCTAAGGCTCCTGGAGTAATTCTTATGGATGACGTAAAAAAGAATATTTATCCAATGCCAAAAGATTCAGAAGGCAAAGATGAAACTTTTGTGGGTAGAATCCGAAAAGACTGTTTTGTTAAGAATGGCTTATGGCTTTGGGTTGTAGCTGATAATCTGCGTAAGGGAGCTGCTACTAATGCCGTGCAGATTGCTGAATGCGTAATATCAGGGTAG